GGCATGGACAGCAGATGAATTAACGGTCCCTGCTTCGCCTGCACCGCCTCCATGCGCCGGATATGCTCCATTCCCTTGTCCCGGCTCATGTAGAGTGTCGGCAGAATATTCTCCATGGCGGCGAAGTCCCGGCGGTTCACCGATAGTCGCAGGTGATCCAGCACCGGAGAGATCAGCCAATGCTCATACAGCAGCTGGCCTTCCCCATAATCTATATAAGGAATATCGCGCAGCAGCAGCAGCTCCAGGACTGCCCGGTTGCTGCTTGTCGCGCGGTATAACAGAGCGAAATCACGGAATTCCCGGGTCCCGCTCTGAGTCTCACGCTCAATATGCTCCACAATCTGCGCGGCCTCGTCATCTGCCGTCTGCGGACGCAGATAACGGGGCGGCAGACCGCTGCTGCGGGCGGCCTGTAGTGTCTTGGCGCGGCGCCGTGAATTATGGCGGATGATACCGTTACCCAGCCCAATGATCGCCGGGCCGGACCGGTAGTTGATATCCAGCGTGATCACCTTAGCCTGCGGATACAGCTTCTCGAACTCCAGGATGAACTCGCTGCGGGCTCCGTTGAAGGAATAGATCGTCTGGTCATCGTCGCCGACCACCATCAGATTATCCTGCGGAGCAGCAACCATCTTCACCAGCTCATATTGCAGCGCATTCGTATCCTGGAACTCATCGACCATCACATATTGATACTGCTGCTGCAGCTCCCGCAGCAGCGCAGGCTGTTCGCGGAGCATCTGGTAGGCGAGCAGCAGCACATCGTCGAAATCGATCTTGAAATGATCGATCTTCCACTGCTCATACGCAGCCAGGATAGCCTTCATCTCCTTCTCTGCTTCTGTAGTTTCCGGCAGCTGCCCGGGCAATCCCATGTTCATCTTGCAGGCCGAGAGCAGACTGAGCAGATTCTCCGGCGGATAGGCATCCTTCGGCAGTCCCAGCTCACGCATAATCTGCTTCAGCAGAATATGCTGGCGGCGGGTCTCGCTGAAAATATCCTGCCGCATCCCCTGCCGCCGCAGGAAATAAAGAAAGAACGAGTGGAACGTACGCGCCTGCAGGCGCGCAGCATCCCCCTCGTTCACCCCGGGCAGCAGGGCAATCCGCTCGCGCATCTCTGCTGCTGCCTTGCTGGAGAAGGTCAGCAGCAGCAGGCGTCCTGGGGCGACGCCGCGCACAGACAGTAAATACCCGGTTCTGCAGATCAGCACCGAGGTTTTGCCGGAGCCGGCTCCAGCCAGTGTCAGCAGCGGCCCGAGATGATGGCGTACCGCCGAGACCTGCGGCGGATTGAGCAGAATGCCCCCGGCCTCCAGCCGCCTGAAATAAGCCGCATCGCTGTCCCCCGGCTGTACCGTCTCCCGGCTCGTCCGGGCTGAGGCTACCTTCGCCTGTGGTATATTCTCACCGCTGGCTCCCAGCGGGATATTATGAAATAAGAGCTTGTTCATTAAGTTCACCTTCGTTTATTCTATAAGCTTATCTGCAAGTTGAAATGAAGATACGGATTAAGGACTAGCCTGCCTGATATTGTATCTTGGGATATCTGGCTGTTGTTGGGAGTGGAGAACCGGTGACTGCGGATCTAATGCTGCGAGTTGGCCTGTGGGGAACTTCCGGGCGTAAGCTGTCGCTCTCCAGTTCTAAATCCTGCACGAAATACAACATTGCCCTCCGAAAATATCGCTAAATCCCAAAGTTGTTGTATACAACGCAGCATTCCACCTTATTTAAGCAAATGATCCAGATAATTGCTGTATTTCAGAGACAATTTCATAATTCAAAACCTGTGCTATACCTGGTTTTTTTGAGCATAGAAAAAGGAATATCTCCCCAAATTCTCGAAGTTACAGGTGACGAAACCAACACCCGAGAATGAAAAGAGGTAATCCCTATCTATTTTCTATTCGACAAGAAGAACTGTTTTCCTTTGAGGAATTGCTCCTGATGGGCCCGGAAGATAAATACAGCCAAATCTTTGAGCACTTAAATCTGGCTCCGGTCTTGTTAGCGCTGGGGAAAAAGACCCTAAGGCTATGTGACCGGCACCCATCTTGCCGTGGATTCCTCCATGGTCGAGGCTTGGGATTGCCAATTTAGCGAATCGGCCTCCAAGCGAAGCTCCGGTGGCCCAGCAACTTCAGTTCGAACTTACCGAGCCTGAGCAGAAGGTTGTGAATGAGCCACCGAAGAAACCCGTTTACAGCAAGCGCGGACGTCCACTGAAACCTATTCCGGATGTATTCCAAGAATTTTCCCTATGTAGCCTTATAGCTTATCCACTAACGTGTCCCAGGTCATCTCAAGAATCCCGGTCATATGGTCAGGTTCATCAGATACGTAGGTTACCACTGCGTTCTTATCCGGCAGCACAACAACATATTGACCATACAATCCGTCGAGACGGTATGAGTTAGGATAGGAGTTTATCCATAGCTGATATCCATAGCCCTGCTGATGGTCTGCTGTAGCAAAGTCAGGGGTGAAATCATCTGTTTTTATCTGAACGGAAGTCGCTTGTTCCACATAACTTGAAGGAATGAGCTGCTGTCCATTCCAAGCCCCTTTGTCCAGGAGCAGCTGTCCGAATCTGGATAAATGCTCTGCGGTTAAGTGTAATCCCGAGAACCCTTGGGGGAAGTCCAGGGGGCATTTGTCCCACTCAGGCTTGGGGATATCAAGCGGCCGGAATATTTTCTCATACAGGTAGTCATCCAAGTTAGTGCCGGTAGTGCTGCTAATGATTCTAGAGAGCATATAGGTGGCTGAATTATCATAGGTAAAATGAGTCCCCGGTTCAAAGACAAACGGCTCATTAAAAAACAACTCACAAATATCCCACTTGTGCCCACTTCTCCAATCTGCTTTGTAAACGGGACATTCTGCATGCCCGGTCCCCATACACAGCAAATGATGAATCGTGATCCGCTTCAGAAATTCTGTATCGTGAGTACAGGCATTTAAGTATTCCGGAAAAAAATCTACAATAATATCATCGAGTTTGAAGTAACCCTCATGAGCGGCAATCCCCACAGCCATGGAAGTAAAAGTTTTGCTTGCAGAATATAATAAGTGCGTCTGTTCCTCCTCAAAATCATGCCTGGCTATTAGCTCGCCGTTCTGTCTGACCACCACGTTCAAAACACGGAGATTCTGTTCATTCGAAGATGCTACCAAGTCGTCTAATAGTACAATGTTCATTGTTCCGCCTCCGCCAGCTGTAAAGTTAAGAGTATTTGGAATTTGTTTAGTCTTACGAGTAAGTTACTTAATTCCAAAGCCTTGCTGCAACTGAGTTTTTTGGTGTTAAAAAAATGAGAACCTTCCCAAATCTCGAAGTGTTAGGTTACCACACGCAACACCGAGAATAAAGGATGAACTCTCAACTTTATAGTATTCGACAAGAAAGCCTTTTTTTCCTTGGAGCATCTCTTAGAATTGTTACCGAAAATTTATAAAAAACGAGTTCAATTAGTAGGATTTTCTAAACTGGTGTGGAGGATAGTCTTCCCCCGGAACCGGTGAACCTCGATTTTGAAGAATAGGACAGCAATTTGAATCCCGGCTTACTTCAGTCTGGAGAGAATGTAATTCACCTTACGCTCAAATAACCGGGGCTTATCTTCCTTGATTTCCTCCAGCAGGAACATCAGACATTGCTTGATTCGTGGCGGCATGCGCACAGCGATCTCAGCGTAATCCCTGCGGAAAGTGTCGTCCTGGAGAATTCTTTGATTCAGCACAATCGCCCAGTTGCGGGCATGCTCCAGCATCTCCGGCAGTGATTCCAGCAGCTGGGTCAGATACATCTCCATCTGGACACTCTCCACAAAATGAACAAGGCTGAACATCACCTCTTCCTGCTCCGTATCATCATCGAATACTTTGAAGATCTGGTGAATGACGGCATCCTCCGTATCACCGGCCAGACCCTCCAGTGCCTGATCGAACTGCTCGCATTCCAACTCGGTGCGCAGCAGCCGGTTCTCATATAGCCGGGCAATCCCGGGGTATAGGTTCATAGAGTAATTCCTCCCAGCAGAAAATAACGCCATTTATCATAAAGTCCAATTTTTGACAGATAAGGCTAATATATTGGACATAGGACTAGCTGATTATAACAGATGTACAAATAGAAGTGAGGTATGGAGGGATATCATGTTTATTCCGGTGCTTATGGAATTAACCAATGCCGAACGGCTGACGCTCATTCTATATCTGGCAGTCAACCTGGGCGCCATCTCATTATTATGCTTTCGGCGCTCAGGAACCGACCGCCACTAACAGGAACAGCCTTCATGCGAAGGCTGTTTTGCTGTCGCTACGCTTGTTCCTTATCCAGAAGATGCCGCAGTCCCGCCGCTACACCATTCTCCGTATGGCTTAATGTAATGAAGTCGGCGGTCTGCTTCAGCACGGGTGCGGCATTCTCCATGGCAATCTTGTACCCCGCCATCTCGAACATAGGCAGATCATTGTAGCTGTCGCCCATCACCGCCACTTGCTCTGCAGGAATCCCGTAATGGGCAGCGAGCATGCTTACACCGGCGCCCTTATTTGCTTCCTCATGGTTGATCTCGATATTGTTGACATGCGATGCGGTAATAATCAGTCCGGGGATGGCGGCGAACCGCACAGAGGCTTCCTTCAGCAGCTCACGGTTCAGCGAGAAAACCAGTGTCTTATAGATCAGATTCTCTTCCTTGCTCCAGACGTCCTCCATCTTCTCCACATAGGTTACCGCTGCCTGCTGGAACTGCTGGTCTACCATCGCCTGGAGCAGCCAGGCCAGTTCCTCGGGAACCTCAGTATCCTTATGAGCAGCCAGCTTTTCCAGTTGTACCCGCTTGTCCAGCTCCACATATACGTTATCCTCAGTGTATACCTCGTAATACAATTCAGGAATTTCATTCAGCCAGCGCAGCGCGGGGATAATATCCTCTTTATTCAGCGGAGTGCTTGCCGCCACCGTCCGGTCAGCCAGCGTGATCACAGCACCGTTAAGACTCACCACAGGGCACTCCAGATCAGCCAGCCGCAGCTGCCGCTCAGCGTCCATGTAGGACCGGCCTGTAGCGATAATCACGATATGCCCCAGGCGCTGTGCTTGAAGAATAGCTTCTTTGTTCTCGTTGCTGATTTCACCCTCCGCATTGAGCAGTGTTCCGTCCATATCCAGTGCAATAAGCATGTGATTGATCTCCTGTTCTATCTGTTTATTTTATCATTATTTACTCGGAAACTTAAAATTAAAGTGTTCATCTATAGTATTACAGAACAGCCTCCTGCTGCATACAGCGTGACGGATTTTCAGAAAAGAGTACTCACGTGGTACAATGTAAGGCAGACCTGTAACCTGACAGCCTGGTTCGTCTTCTGCATGTGAAAGGGACGATGCCCGGGATGCTAGCGGCATGGGGTCGCTATGTAAGGGGGAAAAGATACTGATGAAATCCAGAAATTTAGCTACGATCTCTCTGGCTATTATGGCCTGCGGCTTTCTGTTCACGTTGTTTCTGCCGGAGAATCTGGCAGTTATTCTGCTGAGAGGGGGCTTCGAGGCAGGTCTGGTCGGAGGAATCGCCGACTGGTTTGCTGTGACGGCGCTGTTTCGTCACCCGCTGGGCCTTAGAATTCCGCATACCTCGCTGCTGCTGAAGAACCGGGATAAGCTGATCCAATCCCTGATCTCTGCGATGGAGAATGAGCTGCTGAACAAGGAGAGCATTGAGAATAAGCTGCGTACCTTCAATATAGTCTCGCTCGGAGCTGCCGTGCTGACCCGGTTCTTCTCCAGAAAAAAAGCGCGGCAGGAAGTGCTGGAGCAGCTGAAGGGCTTCGTACTGCGGCTTCCGGTAGAGCAGGCCGTTCCGTATATTCAATCGGCAGCGGCAAGCTATCTGCGTGAAGCTAAGCTCGGAGTCGCCGCAGACACTATTGCCACCAGCCTGATGAATGAGGGCAAGGACATTGCAGCCCTTGATTTTGCGCTGGAGGGGATCTCCGCCTGGAGCGGACGCCCGGAGACGCGGGCCATGCTGGGCAAGATTGCAAGTGAGAAGCTGGCTGAGGTAAAGCTGGGCGGACTGAAGGGGATGGCCTTCCAGGCCTTCGTCGGGTTCGTGGATGCCGATATGCTGGGGGAAATGCTCCAGGGTATGGTGCAGTCAACGATCCGTGACTTTAAGGAAGAGGATAGCCCCTACCGGGAGGAGGTCATCCGGGAGATCCGGGTGGCTCTGTTCCAGCTGCTGAGCGATGAAGAACGGATTGCCTCGCTGAAGAATTGGGCACTGAATGAGCTTCAAGGGGAAGCGGCCGCCGCATTTGTGCTGCAGCAGCTGCAAGGGCTGCGCGGCAAGGCGGTTACGCTGCTGGAAGAGGACCGGGGCCGGGGCGGGCGCAAGCTGTTCTCGCTGTATGCCGCGCTGGTCCGGCGGGTTAGCCAGGAGAAGGAATGGATTCAGACCTCGGAGGACCGGATTCGCGGGACGCTAATCTCCTTCGTGGAAGCTAATCATTACCGGATCGGGCAACTGGTCAAGGAGAACCTCGATCAGATGGACGATGCCGCTCTGGTGAATATGCTGGAGGAGAAGGTCGGCAAGGATCTGCAGTGGATTCGTGTCAACGGGGCCGTCTGCGGCTTTGTGGTCGGGCTGGTGCTTACTGTCATCCAGCTGATCTGAGATTGCTATATCAGGAATTCATAAAGGCAGCAAGGCAGTCCCCGGTCGTCCGTGATGACGGAGAGCGGGGGGATGCTTTGCTGCCTCTTTCATAGACGCCCTATAGCTGGTTCTTGCCGTTGCTTATGGTGAAAACCTCCTGTACCGGCAGGACAAAGATTT
This genomic interval from Paenibacillus sp. FSL H8-0332 contains the following:
- a CDS encoding UvrD-helicase domain-containing protein — protein: MNKLLFHNIPLGASGENIPQAKVASARTSRETVQPGDSDAAYFRRLEAGGILLNPPQVSAVRHHLGPLLTLAGAGSGKTSVLICRTGYLLSVRGVAPGRLLLLTFSSKAAAEMRERIALLPGVNEGDAARLQARTFHSFFLYFLRRQGMRQDIFSETRRQHILLKQIMRELGLPKDAYPPENLLSLLSACKMNMGLPGQLPETTEAEKEMKAILAAYEQWKIDHFKIDFDDVLLLAYQMLREQPALLRELQQQYQYVMVDEFQDTNALQYELVKMVAAPQDNLMVVGDDDQTIYSFNGARSEFILEFEKLYPQAKVITLDINYRSGPAIIGLGNGIIRHNSRRRAKTLQAARSSGLPPRYLRPQTADDEAAQIVEHIERETQSGTREFRDFALLYRATSSNRAVLELLLLRDIPYIDYGEGQLLYEHWLISPVLDHLRLSVNRRDFAAMENILPTLYMSRDKGMEHIRRMEAVQAKQGPLIHLLSMPGMEDFKGVRLRERLDLIRGLRELTPLQAIRQIRTVFYDYFIEGSERHQATLHRETLKEMLDELEASAERFATIPLFLEFIDNVTERNEQNRQPGLKEQGNRVALMTIHKSKGLEFPVVFLIGASEGILPHSSALEEARPKDRKPGKASVTVISTASARAAAEAGIAALEEERRLAYVAVTRAKEELFISSPARHRGKKAEVSRFMLAAFRSAARPQAPAPAAGGSSPGRMPITRSSAPGSAAARTHTVPVWTCTGKACPGWTRMKAGGAEDHLTSKPCPLCKSPMENSTREVPV
- a CDS encoding DUF445 family protein, with protein sequence MKSRNLATISLAIMACGFLFTLFLPENLAVILLRGGFEAGLVGGIADWFAVTALFRHPLGLRIPHTSLLLKNRDKLIQSLISAMENELLNKESIENKLRTFNIVSLGAAVLTRFFSRKKARQEVLEQLKGFVLRLPVEQAVPYIQSAAASYLREAKLGVAADTIATSLMNEGKDIAALDFALEGISAWSGRPETRAMLGKIASEKLAEVKLGGLKGMAFQAFVGFVDADMLGEMLQGMVQSTIRDFKEEDSPYREEVIREIRVALFQLLSDEERIASLKNWALNELQGEAAAAFVLQQLQGLRGKAVTLLEEDRGRGGRKLFSLYAALVRRVSQEKEWIQTSEDRIRGTLISFVEANHYRIGQLVKENLDQMDDAALVNMLEEKVGKDLQWIRVNGAVCGFVVGLVLTVIQLI
- a CDS encoding Cof-type HAD-IIB family hydrolase — translated: MLIALDMDGTLLNAEGEISNENKEAILQAQRLGHIVIIATGRSYMDAERQLRLADLECPVVSLNGAVITLADRTVAASTPLNKEDIIPALRWLNEIPELYYEVYTEDNVYVELDKRVQLEKLAAHKDTEVPEELAWLLQAMVDQQFQQAAVTYVEKMEDVWSKEENLIYKTLVFSLNRELLKEASVRFAAIPGLIITASHVNNIEINHEEANKGAGVSMLAAHYGIPAEQVAVMGDSYNDLPMFEMAGYKIAMENAAPVLKQTADFITLSHTENGVAAGLRHLLDKEQA
- a CDS encoding Imm30 family immunity protein — translated: MNLYPGIARLYENRLLRTELECEQFDQALEGLAGDTEDAVIHQIFKVFDDDTEQEEVMFSLVHFVESVQMEMYLTQLLESLPEMLEHARNWAIVLNQRILQDDTFRRDYAEIAVRMPPRIKQCLMFLLEEIKEDKPRLFERKVNYILSRLK
- a CDS encoding serine hydrolase, with amino-acid sequence MNIVLLDDLVASSNEQNLRVLNVVVRQNGELIARHDFEEEQTHLLYSASKTFTSMAVGIAAHEGYFKLDDIIVDFFPEYLNACTHDTEFLKRITIHHLLCMGTGHAECPVYKADWRSGHKWDICELFFNEPFVFEPGTHFTYDNSATYMLSRIISSTTGTNLDDYLYEKIFRPLDIPKPEWDKCPLDFPQGFSGLHLTAEHLSRFGQLLLDKGAWNGQQLIPSSYVEQATSVQIKTDDFTPDFATADHQQGYGYQLWINSYPNSYRLDGLYGQYVVVLPDKNAVVTYVSDEPDHMTGILEMTWDTLVDKL